Genomic window (Psychromonas sp. L1A2):
TAGTTTAGGCGAAGGCGGCATATATAAGTTAAATGGAGAGATTCAAGGAACCGATAAGTTGGCTCCTTCGATTGCTAAATCATTAACGTGGATTGGCCCAAAAAACGAAAGTGGGGCAACGACACTTAGCTTTAGTGGACAACTTTAAGTAATGAATTAATAGAGTATTGTTGGGTCATTATTTAGCATTATTGGACTTTATTTCCTATCTAATAATAAAAAGAAGAGTCTTAACTAGTATTTAACCATGTATGGATATACACTGTGTTTGTTTACAGTTTATTATCGCGTGGAGATCCTAATGAAAGAGTTAACTAAACGCCAAGGCGAAGTCCTAGACGTAATAAAAGATCAAATTACAAAGACTGGCATGCCACCAACACGCGTGGAATTAGCAAGAATTCTAGGTTTTAAAAGTGCCAATGCAGCAGAAGAGCATTTAAAAGCATTAGCACGTAAAGGGGCGATTGAAATATTATCTGGCACATCTCGTGGTATTCGCGTTATTAGTGAGCATAAAGATAATGAAGCAGCCAACGAAGGCTTGCCTTTAATCGGTAAAGTAGCTGCCGGAGAGCCGATTTTAGCTCAAGAGCACGTTGAAACTCATTACAATGTTGATCCTACTTTATTTCATCCTGCGGCAGATTTTTTATTGCGTGTTCAGGGCGAAAGCATGAAAGATATTGGTATTATGGATGGTGATCTATTAGCTGTACATAAAACCCAAAATATCAATAATGGCCAAGTAGTTGTTGCAAGAGTTGAAGATGATGTAACCGTTAAACGCTTTTATCGTGATGGTAAGCAAATAACATTAAAAGCTGAAAATACATTATTCGATCCCATTAAGGTTGATTTAGAGTTTCAATCATTTGATATTGAAGGTATTGCAGTTGGTGTTATTCGTACTGCTGATTGGATGTAAACGTTTATCTATCTGCTTTGTAACTTAATCGCTTAAGTAAATGCAGTAAATAAATTAATAAAGCGAAGAAAATGCCAATAAATAGTTATTCTATTTATTGGCATTTTCATCACTTGCTTTGAGCAAATAGAGTAAAAAAATGAAACGTATAATAATTATATGCAGTATTGTAATCGTGGGTTTATTTTTTGCGTTAGGTGGATTAGAAGCCATTAATCTAAATGCTAAAAATGGTGATACATTTGAAACAGATAATAATGCTTTATTTTTAGCTAAACCGCGTATTATTTTAAATGAGTTTGCTTTTGAAAAAGCGGGAAAAGTTGCTTTTACAAATGAATCATTAAAAGGGAAATGGACGCTTTTCTTTGCTGGTTATACTTTTTGTCCTGATGTTTGCCCTACTACACTCGCTGATTTAGATCGTATTTATCCTAGTTTAACTAATGATGATAATACAACCACTCAAGTTGTATTTGTTTCTGTTGATCCTAATCGAGATAAAGCGGAACAACTCGCAGACTATGTTCATTATTTTAATAAAAACTTTATCGGTGTAACGAGCACACATAAACAACTATGGCCTTTTGTAACACAGCTTGGTTTAATTTATGGCATTGTTGAAGCGGGTGATACAGATGATTTTTATTTGGTCGATCACAGTGCATCTATTGTTTTAATTGACCCGGATGGAAAGTTGCATGCAACGTTTAAGTCTGTGCCTAATAAGCAAGGTATTAATAGCGTAGATATGGATTTAATGGTTGAAGATATTAAAGAATTACAGCAACAATATAATAATGAAATTAATCAATAGGGTAGCTAACATTGACCCGTTTTTAGAATAACCGCGCAGTTAACTAAGACTAAGCGGTTTATTCATCTTTAAGCGAAGAATTAACGTAACGTAGATTAAATTTTCTTTGTCCAAAATAAAGCACTGCCAAATTCTGGATCAAGTTGATAATCAGAAAAGCCTAAACGTTGGTAAGCTTTACAAGCAACTTCATTGCCACTCAATACTTCTAATGTGATTTTGCAACAATCACGAGCTTTAGCAATCTCTTCAATTTTTTCGAATAAATGTTGAGTTAATTTATTCCCTCTAAAATCACTATGTACAACGACATCATGAATATTAAATAACGGTTTACAGGCAAAAGTAGAAAAACCTTCAATGGCTGTTAATAAAGCAGCAGGCTTTTCACTACTAAAAATTAAAACGATAAAAATATCTGTTCGCTTTAGCAGTGTTGAGACTAAATTTTGTTTTGCAAAGTCATTAATATCTTCGCCACCGCCCATTGGATCACAAGCATAATGCGACATTAAACTAAGGTAAGCATCTGCGTGCTGTTTATTGTTTAAGTCAGCTACAACCGTTTGAATCTCTAACATCTTAATTCCTTTTATATCTGATAATTAATACTCTTTTTCAGTCTAACTAATGGGTTATATGGATACCAGTAAAAGCCTTATTTAAATTTTATGTTTTTAAATTCAATTTTAGTGTTAGACTTCTAGATGTCTAAATGAAAAATTCTAAAGGGAACAACTATGCCAATTCGTATTCCAGATGATTTACCCGCATCAAATATTTTAAAATCTGAAAATATTTTTACTATGTCTGAATCACGAGCTAGTCATCAGAATATTCGTCCACTGCGAGTATTAATTTTAAATTTAATGCCTAAAAAAATTGAAACTGAAACGCAAATAATGCGCTTATTATCAAATACACCGTTACAGGTTGATATTGAGTTATTGCGTGTTGATGCAAGAGCGAGTCGAAATACACCGCAAAAGCATCTCGATAAATTTTATGGTGACTTTGAGCGCATAAAAAGTCAGAAATGGGATGGGTTCATTATTACTGGTGCGCCGTTAGGTACAATTCCATTTGAAAACGTTTATTACTGGGATAAGTTTACTGAAATCGTAAACTGGTCTCGTCATAACGTGACTTCAACACTCTTTCTTTGCTGGGCTGCACAAGCGGCCTTAAAAATACTTTATGATTTAGAAAAAGTAACGAGAGACGATAAGTTATCTGGTATTTATTCTCATAATACTCACCATCATCAGCATCCACTTGTTAGAGGGTTTGATGACCAATTTTGGGCTCCTTTATCGCGCTATGCAGAATTTAATAGCAATGAGATTCAAAGTAAAACTGATTTAACCGTTTTTGCTGATGCACCAGATGCAGGTGTTTACTTAGCTGCGAGCCCGGATTGTCGTCAAGTATTTATTACTGGGCATCCAGAATACGATGCTCATACTTTAAGTAATGAATACTTAAGAGATATCGAAGAAGATTTGGAGCCTGTACTTCCAGTTAATTATTTTCCAAATGATGATGCCAATCAAGCACCTCGTGCCACTTGGCGTAGTCATGGAAATCTTTTATATAATAACTGGTTAAATTATTGTGTTTATCAGGTTACACCATATGATTTAACCGACTTGAAATAGCATATAATTATTATTTAAGATTTTTAATCATAATTACAACAATAAACTGGCAAAGATTAAAACCTATCCTATACTTATTTAGTGATAAATAAATAGCGAGGAGCTTAACGAATAAGTTGTTATAGAAATATAGATTATTTCGAAAAGGTTCTGTGAAGTTCACAGATTGGTTTTTAACATAGCGTTATTATTACGTGAAATACCATTATTTGGTTTTCACATTTTTTAATAAAAATAAGACGGAGGTATACAGTTATTTTAAATTTTACTCGTACCAGTGTTCTAAAATCATTAACTATTGAGTTGTTATACTAAGCGCTCAGCCCCTCTATAGGGAACATCTTGGATTTTAGGAATTAATGCTGGTTGTATTCAAATATACAGGAGCTTAATTATTATTACGTTTTATCATTTTATTAAAAGTAAGTGTCAGAGTTAGGAGTTTATTTTTTAAAACTCATTGCCAATGGGCGTTTCTAACACTTATTTTTATCGAATTAGATAGTGGATTATTTGTAAAGGTTTATTGGTAAGTAGTTAATTTTTTATGAATATCAATGATACTTTTAATAATCACAATTAAATTGTTCTTTTATTTTTAAAGCGAGCTACTTAGCTCGCTTTTTTATGTTTAATTATTGTCGATACTGATTTTTTCCATCATTTCCTCCTATTACAACTATCAAAAAATTCATAATTTATAACAGAATATTTCAAGACGTTATCCGCTTTGAAAGGGTTTGCTGATGACTTTTATGTTATTATACGAATTGGTTTTTATCTTAGAATAAGTAGCAGGGAACTCTATGTCAGTAAGCGATCGTGGTGCGTTGATTAAAGCACAACTAGAAAAACACATTCTTTTGATTGATGGTGGTATGGGCACCATGATCCAGGATCATAAATTTGAAGAAGCAGACTTTCGTGGCGAACGCTTTAAAGATTGGAATTCTGATTTAAAAGGTAATAATGATTTATTAGTGCTTACTCAGCCTGAAGTCATTGCCAATATACATCGAGAATACCTTGATGCTGGTGCAGATATTCTTGAAACCAATACATTTAATGCAACGACCATCGCAATGGCTGATTATGGAATGGAATCCATATCGGCAGAAATTAATTTACAAGCGGCTCGTATTGCCCGACGTGTTGCCGATGAAAAAACAGATGAAACACCTGATCGCCCTCGTTTTGTAGCAGGTGTATTAGGCCCAACAAACCGTACTTGTTCTATTTCTCCTGATGTTAATGATCCTGCTTATCGTAATGTTACCTTTGATGAATTAGTGGTTGCTTATATCGAATCAACTAAAGCCTTGATTAAAGGTGGTTGTGATTTAATTCTGATTGAAACTATTTTTGATACCTTAAATGCAAAAGCCGCTGTTTTTGCTGTTGAAACAGTATTTGAAGAGCTTGGTTATAAATTACCATTGATGATTTCCGGCACAATTACGGATGCATCGGGTCGTACCTTATCAGGCCAAACGACTGAAGCTTTTTACAATTCCCTACGCCATGCTGAACCACTTACTTTTGGTTTAAACTGTGCGTTAGGTCCTGACGAATTACGTCAATACATTCAAGAAATGTCGCGTATTTCAGAAACCTATGTTTCTGCTCACCCTAATGCTGGTTTACCGAATGCCTTTGGTGAATATGATTTAGAAGCTGACGAAATGACAGTTCATATTAAAGAATGGGCTGAAAGTGGCTTCTTAAATCTAGTGGGTGGCTGTTGTGGTACTACACCTGCACATATTAAAGCTATGGCTGATGCGGTTGCTGATATCAAGCCTCGTCAATTACCAGAAATTGAAATAGCGTGTCGCTTAAGTGGTCTTGAAGCATTAACCATTCGTCATGATTCCCTATTTCAAAACGTCGGTGAGCGAACTAATGTAACGGGCTCAGCACGTTTCAAGCGTTTGATTAAAGATGAATTATACGATGAAGCACTTGAAGTTGCGTTACATCAAGTAGAAGCCGGCGCTGATATTATCGATATCAACATGGATGAAGCGATGCTTGATTCATTATATGCGATGAAAAAATTCTTAAATTTATGCGCTTCTGAACCTGATATTTCACGTGTTCCAATCATGGTCGACTCTTCTAAATGGGAAATATTAGAAGAGGGCTTGAAGTGTGTGCAAGGTAAAGGGATTGTAAATTCAATCAGCATGAAAGAAGGTGTTGATAACTTTATTCACCAAGCTAAATTAATTCGTCGTTACGGTTTTGCTGTGATTGTGATGGCCTTCGATGAAGATGGCCAAGCAGATACACGTAAACGTAAATTTGAAATTTGTAAGCGTTCTTACGATATTTTAGTTAATCAAGTTGGTTTTCCTCCTGAAGATATTATTTTTGATCCTAATATATTTGCAATCGCAACAGGGATTGAAGAGCATAACAACTATGCGGTTGATTTTATCGAGGCCGTTAAAGATATTAAAGATAACCTACCACATGCAATGATTTCTGGTGGCGTCTCTAACGTATCATTCTCATTCCGCGGCAATAATCCCGTCCGAGAAGCGATTCATGCAGTATTCCTTTATTACTGTATTCAAAATGGTATGGATATGGGGATTGTTAATGCGGCTCAATTAGCTATATACGATGATATTCCTAAAGAATTAAAAGATGCCGTTGAAGATGTTGTATTAAACAAACATGCCAACGGAACAGATGCATTATTAGATCTTGCTGAAAAATACCGTGGTGATGGTGCCGTTAAAGTTGATGACAAAAAAGCACTGGAATGGAGAGCATTACCGGTTAATGAACGTATTGCACATGCTTTAGTAAAAGGCATCACTGAGTTTATTGAAGAAGATACAGAATTAGCACGACAAGCTGTGAACATGCCTATCGAAGTCATTGAAGGTCCATTAATGGACGGCATGAATATAGTGGGTGATTTGTTTGGTGAAGGTAAAATGTTCTTACCGCAAGTGGTTAAATCTGCGCGAGTAATGAAACAAGCCGTGGCTTATTTAAACCCTTATATCGAAGCAACAAAAGCGGTTGGCGCCACTAACGGTAAAGTGGTGATGGCAACGGTTAAAGGCGATGTGCACGATATTGGTAAAAATATTGTGGGTGTTATTTTACAATGTAATAACTATGAAATTATCGACCTTGGCGTGATGGTGCCGACTGAAAAAATTATTAAAACGGCATTAGAGCATAATGCTGATTTAATTGGTTTATCGGGATTAATTACACCTTCATTAGATGAAATGGTTTATGTTGCAAAAGAAATGCAACGTCAAGGTTTAACTATTCCATTACTGATTGGTGGAGCGACAACATCTAAAGCGCATACCGCAGTTAAAATTGAACAGAATTACGATCAACCTGTTGTTTATGTGTCTAACGCTTCGCGTGCTGTTGGTGTTTGTCAGAAGTTGTTAACACCTGCGCATAAGCCTGAGTTTGTTGATAAATTAAATTTAGATTACGAACGTGTTCGTGAGCAACATGCAAATAAACGTCCGCGTAGTGCGCCAATTGGCTTGCCTCAAGCGCGTGCGAATGCTGCTAAATTAGATTGGGTAAATTACCAACCTAAAGTGCCTAACAAGTTAGGTGTTCAAGTCTTTAAAACTATGCCGATCAGCGTGTTACGTGAATATATAGATTGGACGCCTTTCTTTATGACGTGGGGATTAGCGGGTAAATATCCACGCATTCTTAAAGATGAAGTCGTTGGCGAAGAAGCAACGCGTTTATTTGCAGACGCATTAGCGATGTTAGATACGGTAGAAGCGGAAGGTGAAATTAGCGCCGCTGGTATTGTTGGTATATTCCCAGCTAACAGCGTGGGTGATGATATTGAAATCTATACCGATGAAACACGAACTGAAGTTTTACAAGTGAGTAATCAATTACGTCAACAAACAGAGAAAAAAGCACCGTTTGTTAACCATTGTCTAGCAGATTATGTTGCGCCTAAGTCTTCGGGCGTTGCAGATTACATTGGTGCTTTTGCGGTAACTGGTGGTATTGGTGAACGAGAAGTTGCTGAGCGTTATAAAGCAGATAACGATGATTATAATGCCATATTAGTACAAGCTGTTTGTGACCGTTTAGCCGAAGCATTTGCTGAGTATTTACACCAACAAACACGTAAAGACTATTGGGGCTTTGCGGTTGATGAAACTCTAGGTAGCGATGATTTAATTCGCGAAAAATACCAAGGTATTCGTCCTGCACCAGGTTATCCTGCTTGTCCTGAACATACTGAAAAATCAGTTATTTGGGATTTAATGAATGTTGAGCAAGCGATTGGTATGGAGCTAACCTCAAGTTATGCAATGTATCCAGGTGCGGCAGTTTCAGGTTGGATTTTCTCTCATCCTGAAAGTCGTTATTTTGCGATAGCTCAGATTCAACAGGATCAAGTTGAAGATTATGCCAAACGTAAAGGTTGGGATATGCAAACAGCAGAACGTTGGTTGGGGCCTAATATTGGTTAGTAATTACTTATTTTAAAGGTAGTTCAATATCCACTCTTACATTACTCTTTAATTAAACCTCTAAATATTATAGTGAAGTAAAATTCCTATACCAAAAATTAATTTGAACAACAGCTAATAGATTATTGGCTGTTGTTTAATAATATCTAAATTGTATTAACCATAACCAAAAAATTGAATATTTAAACTCTTACTGTTTTGCGCTTTTTTAATAAAAATTCCTGAAAATAAATAACTACATTTGAGTTGCTTCTATTGAATTAATTTAGGATTTTCTCTGTACTAGCTAAATATGAGTTGTCATATTTTTAGTAAATAATAGAGGGATAAAACCCTGATTTTTTTATTCGGTTATTTTTTGTGTTTTACGCAAAGATTAATTAATAATCAAATTTACTATTGTAAGGGCTTTGTCTATAGTTATTACTTTAGGAGTGTTCTATTTCATTTTTAACGTTATCTTTTTAAGAAAAAAGAAAAAAGTATTAAAAAGGACAGCATAAATAATTAATTGTAATGCTGATTCTATTATCAATTATGTCGTACATAATTATTAGAAGTTTTAAAAGTCACGTGGGGAATAATCATGGCCGAACAGAATAATCCAGTTAATGAAAGCAAAGATACTGATGTTGAATTAACGACAGAGCAGTTAATTCAAGCTAAAGATCAATTAAATCAGTCTGGAGAAGCATTAACCTCAGCCGAACCACAATTCCCCCCACTAATCGATGACGAAACTGTCAATTCTGATGCTGCGAAACCTAATGTGCCTGAATCTGCTGCTCCAGGTGACATAAACCCCGACATTGATGTGAATGATCTCGAAGCGATACTTGCACTTGGTGAAGAAGTTTTTGATTTAGATATCGAAACCGCGGCTGGTGAAGAATCGGGCGGTGGTTTTACAATTGTTGATTTCGAGCGAGATGCACAAGAAACAATCGCAACCACTAACTTTCAAACTACAGGCTTAGATGATGACGCTTCCCCAATCGTCACATTTACAGATGATAGTTTAAACAATATTAATGCTACTGCCGATGGTATAAGTGATAATTCAGTACCTACTCTAACAATCACCAGCTCAAATGACTTTACTGAAGATGATGGCAGTGCCGTAGAAGGCGCAGTGGTATCAACGTTTGAAACAACCGATGAAGATGGCGATGATGTCACGGTTACCTTAAGCGATACGATTAATTATGAAATTGTGGGTAACACCGTTGTCTTAACCGAAGCTGGCGCAGCATTAGTTAATAGTGGTGAAGAGCTACCTGCTTATACCTTAACCGTGAACGACGGCACCGCTGATGGTGACACGGTCAGTGATGATCCAAGTGTCACGACAGTAAACGATATCCCAACGATCACCATTACCAGCTCAAATGACTTTACTGAAGATGATGGCAGTGCCGTAGAAGGCGCAGTGGTATCAACGTTTGAAACAACCGATGAAGATGGCGATGACGTCACGGTTACCTTAAGCGATACGATTAATTATGAAATTGTGGGTAATACGGTTGTCTTAACCGAAGCTGGCGCAGCATTAGTTAATAGTGGTGAAGAGTTATCTGCTTATACCTTAACCGTGAACGACGGCACCGCTGATGGTGACACGGTCAGTGATGATCCAAGTGTCACGACAGTAAACGATATCCCAACGATCACCATTACCAGCTCAAATGACTTTACTGAAGATGATGGCAGTGCCGTAGAAGGCGCAGTGGTATCAACGTTTGAAACGACCGATGAAGATGGCGATGACGTCACGGTGACCTTAAGCGATACGATTAATTACGAAATTGTGGGTAATACGGTTGTCTTAACCGAAGCTGGCGCAGCATTAGTTAATAGTGGTGAAGAGTTATCGGCTTATACCTTAACCGTGAACGACGGCACAGCCGATGGCGACACCGTCAGTGATGATCCAAGTGTGACCACGGTAGATGATCCGACTATTGTAACGTCTGATATTGCTACAACGGGTGAAGATACCTCGGTTACGATTGATGTGTTAGCGAATGATACTGATGTTGACGGCGTGGTCTCGCCTGTCGCTTCTGTGACCGATGGTGATAACGGTACTGTGACGATCAATGATGATGGCACCGTGACTTACACACCGAATGCCGATTACAACGGCACTGATACGTTTACTTATACTAATGAAGATGGCAACACTGAAACGGTCACTGTGACGGTTGAAGCGATGGCCGATGATACGGTTGTGGCTGCCGATAGCGCAACGACCGATGAAGACACGCCAATCACGATTGATGTGTTAGCGAACGATACTGATGTTGATAACGGCGAAGTTTCACCGGTTGATACCGTGACGCAAGGTGCTAACGGCGCAGTTGCGATTAACGATGATGGCACCGTGACTTACACGCCGAATGCCGATTTCAACGGCACGGACACGTTTACTTATACCAATATTGATGGCAACACTGAAACGGTTACTGTGACGGTAGATCCAATTGCAGATGACACCGTATTAGTCGCTGATAGCGCAACGACGAGTGAAGACACGCCGATTACGATTGATGTAGTCGCGAACGATACTGACGTTGATAACGGCGAAGTTTCACCGGTTGATACCGTGACGCAAGGCTCGAATGGTACAGTTGCGATCAACGATAATGGTACGGTAACTTACACGCCGAATGCCGATTTCAATGGTACGGACACGTTTACTTATACCAATGTCGATGGCAATACTGAAACGGTTACTGTGACGGTAGATCCAATTGCAGATGACACCGTATTAGTCGCTGATAGCGCAACGACGAATGAAGACACACCAATTACCATTGATGTAGTCGCGAACGATACTGAC
Coding sequences:
- the lexA gene encoding transcriptional repressor LexA, translated to MKELTKRQGEVLDVIKDQITKTGMPPTRVELARILGFKSANAAEEHLKALARKGAIEILSGTSRGIRVISEHKDNEAANEGLPLIGKVAAGEPILAQEHVETHYNVDPTLFHPAADFLLRVQGESMKDIGIMDGDLLAVHKTQNINNGQVVVARVEDDVTVKRFYRDGKQITLKAENTLFDPIKVDLEFQSFDIEGIAVGVIRTADWM
- the metA gene encoding homoserine O-acetyltransferase MetA, with the protein product MPIRIPDDLPASNILKSENIFTMSESRASHQNIRPLRVLILNLMPKKIETETQIMRLLSNTPLQVDIELLRVDARASRNTPQKHLDKFYGDFERIKSQKWDGFIITGAPLGTIPFENVYYWDKFTEIVNWSRHNVTSTLFLCWAAQAALKILYDLEKVTRDDKLSGIYSHNTHHHQHPLVRGFDDQFWAPLSRYAEFNSNEIQSKTDLTVFADAPDAGVYLAASPDCRQVFITGHPEYDAHTLSNEYLRDIEEDLEPVLPVNYFPNDDANQAPRATWRSHGNLLYNNWLNYCVYQVTPYDLTDLK
- the metH gene encoding methionine synthase, with the translated sequence MSVSDRGALIKAQLEKHILLIDGGMGTMIQDHKFEEADFRGERFKDWNSDLKGNNDLLVLTQPEVIANIHREYLDAGADILETNTFNATTIAMADYGMESISAEINLQAARIARRVADEKTDETPDRPRFVAGVLGPTNRTCSISPDVNDPAYRNVTFDELVVAYIESTKALIKGGCDLILIETIFDTLNAKAAVFAVETVFEELGYKLPLMISGTITDASGRTLSGQTTEAFYNSLRHAEPLTFGLNCALGPDELRQYIQEMSRISETYVSAHPNAGLPNAFGEYDLEADEMTVHIKEWAESGFLNLVGGCCGTTPAHIKAMADAVADIKPRQLPEIEIACRLSGLEALTIRHDSLFQNVGERTNVTGSARFKRLIKDELYDEALEVALHQVEAGADIIDINMDEAMLDSLYAMKKFLNLCASEPDISRVPIMVDSSKWEILEEGLKCVQGKGIVNSISMKEGVDNFIHQAKLIRRYGFAVIVMAFDEDGQADTRKRKFEICKRSYDILVNQVGFPPEDIIFDPNIFAIATGIEEHNNYAVDFIEAVKDIKDNLPHAMISGGVSNVSFSFRGNNPVREAIHAVFLYYCIQNGMDMGIVNAAQLAIYDDIPKELKDAVEDVVLNKHANGTDALLDLAEKYRGDGAVKVDDKKALEWRALPVNERIAHALVKGITEFIEEDTELARQAVNMPIEVIEGPLMDGMNIVGDLFGEGKMFLPQVVKSARVMKQAVAYLNPYIEATKAVGATNGKVVMATVKGDVHDIGKNIVGVILQCNNYEIIDLGVMVPTEKIIKTALEHNADLIGLSGLITPSLDEMVYVAKEMQRQGLTIPLLIGGATTSKAHTAVKIEQNYDQPVVYVSNASRAVGVCQKLLTPAHKPEFVDKLNLDYERVREQHANKRPRSAPIGLPQARANAAKLDWVNYQPKVPNKLGVQVFKTMPISVLREYIDWTPFFMTWGLAGKYPRILKDEVVGEEATRLFADALAMLDTVEAEGEISAAGIVGIFPANSVGDDIEIYTDETRTEVLQVSNQLRQQTEKKAPFVNHCLADYVAPKSSGVADYIGAFAVTGGIGEREVAERYKADNDDYNAILVQAVCDRLAEAFAEYLHQQTRKDYWGFAVDETLGSDDLIREKYQGIRPAPGYPACPEHTEKSVIWDLMNVEQAIGMELTSSYAMYPGAAVSGWIFSHPESRYFAIAQIQQDQVEDYAKRKGWDMQTAERWLGPNIG
- a CDS encoding SCO family protein, producing MKRIIIICSIVIVGLFFALGGLEAINLNAKNGDTFETDNNALFLAKPRIILNEFAFEKAGKVAFTNESLKGKWTLFFAGYTFCPDVCPTTLADLDRIYPSLTNDDNTTTQVVFVSVDPNRDKAEQLADYVHYFNKNFIGVTSTHKQLWPFVTQLGLIYGIVEAGDTDDFYLVDHSASIVLIDPDGKLHATFKSVPNKQGINSVDMDLMVEDIKELQQQYNNEINQ
- a CDS encoding beta strand repeat-containing protein → MAEQNNPVNESKDTDVELTTEQLIQAKDQLNQSGEALTSAEPQFPPLIDDETVNSDAAKPNVPESAAPGDINPDIDVNDLEAILALGEEVFDLDIETAAGEESGGGFTIVDFERDAQETIATTNFQTTGLDDDASPIVTFTDDSLNNINATADGISDNSVPTLTITSSNDFTEDDGSAVEGAVVSTFETTDEDGDDVTVTLSDTINYEIVGNTVVLTEAGAALVNSGEELPAYTLTVNDGTADGDTVSDDPSVTTVNDIPTITITSSNDFTEDDGSAVEGAVVSTFETTDEDGDDVTVTLSDTINYEIVGNTVVLTEAGAALVNSGEELSAYTLTVNDGTADGDTVSDDPSVTTVNDIPTITITSSNDFTEDDGSAVEGAVVSTFETTDEDGDDVTVTLSDTINYEIVGNTVVLTEAGAALVNSGEELSAYTLTVNDGTADGDTVSDDPSVTTVDDPTIVTSDIATTGEDTSVTIDVLANDTDVDGVVSPVASVTDGDNGTVTINDDGTVTYTPNADYNGTDTFTYTNEDGNTETVTVTVEAMADDTVVAADSATTDEDTPITIDVLANDTDVDNGEVSPVDTVTQGANGAVAINDDGTVTYTPNADFNGTDTFTYTNIDGNTETVTVTVDPIADDTVLVADSATTSEDTPITIDVVANDTDVDNGEVSPVDTVTQGSNGTVAINDNGTVTYTPNADFNGTDTFTYTNVDGNTETVTVTVDPIADDTVLVADSATTNEDTPITIDVVANDTDVDNGEVSPVDTVTQGSNGSVAINDDGTVTYTPNADFNGTDTFTYTNVDGNTETVTVTVDPIADDTVLVADSATTSEDTPITIDVVANDTDVDNGEVSPVDTVTQGSNGTVAINDNGTVTYTPNADFNGTDTFTYTNVDGNTETVTVTVDPIADDTVLVADSATTNEDTPITIDVVANDTDVDNGEVSPVDTVTQGSNGSVAINDDGTVTYTPNADFNGTDTFTYTNVDGNTETVTVTVDPIADDTVLVADSATTNEDTPITIDVVANDTDVDNGEVSPVDTVTQGANGSVAINDDGTVTYTPNADFNGTDTFTYTNEDGTTETVTVTVDPIADDTVLVADSATTNEDTPVTIDVTANDTDVDNGEVSPVDTVTQGANGAVAINDDGTVTYTPNADFNGTDTFTYTNVDGNTETVTVTVDPIADDTVLVADSATTNEDTPITIDVVANDTDVDNGEVSPVDTVTQGTNGTVAINDDGTVTYTPNADYNGTDTFTYTNEDGTTETVTVTVDAVADDTVVVADNATTNEDTPITIDVVGNDTDVDNGEVSPVDTVTQGSNGTVAINDNGTVTYTPNADFNGTDTFTYTNVDGNTETVTVTVDPIADDTVLVSDSATTNEDTPITIDVTANDTDVDNGEVSPVDTVTQGT
- a CDS encoding GNAT family N-acetyltransferase → MLEIQTVVADLNNKQHADAYLSLMSHYACDPMGGGEDINDFAKQNLVSTLLKRTDIFIVLIFSSEKPAALLTAIEGFSTFACKPLFNIHDVVVHSDFRGNKLTQHLFEKIEEIAKARDCCKITLEVLSGNEVACKAYQRLGFSDYQLDPEFGSALFWTKKI